In Nostoc sp. GT001, a genomic segment contains:
- a CDS encoding heavy metal translocating P-type ATPase, protein MDTLTLKLRGMSCAACASNIEKAIRSVPGVIDCNVNFGAEQATIKYDRSLASLEKIQSAIAAAGYSSDSLQEELLTEEDDAEIASRQALQRQLSLKVAVGGVISIFLFLGSLPMMTGLNLPLIPNFLQNPWVQLVLTTPVVFWCGGSFYRNGWKSLKRHTATMDTLIALGTSAAYLYSLFVTVFPKFFIAQGLIPHIYYEVAAIVITLILLGRLLENRARGQTSEAIRKLIGLQAKDARVIRDGVEIDVPIAEVKINDVILVRPGEKIPLDGEVIAGASTVDEAMVTGESLPVKKQPGDEVIGATINGAGAFQFRVTRIGNDTFLAQIVKLVQQAQGSKAPIQRLADQVTGWFVPAVIAVAIATFVIWFNFTGNLTLATMTTVGVLIIACPCALGLATPTSVMVGTGKGAENGILIKGADSLELAHKIQTIVLDKTGTLTQGKPTVTDFVTVNGTANGNEIQLLQLAATVERNSEHPLAEAVVKYAQSQEVSLIDAKDFVANAGSGVQAVVANQLVQIGTQRWLTELGINTITLQQYKDAWEAAGKTVILIAVDGELQGIMGIADALKPSSAAVVKALQKLGLEVVMLTGDNRKTADAIALQVGIERIFAEVRPDQKAAIIQSLQGEQRSRGAEEQRSRGVRGENSYKFSLKTQHSIVAMVGDGINDAPALAQADVGIAIGTGTDVAIAASDITLISGDLQGIVTAIQLSRATINNIKQNLFFAFIYNVIGIPIAAGILFPIFGWLLNPIIAGAAMALSSLSVVSNALRLRNFQPKISS, encoded by the coding sequence ATGGATACTCTCACGCTCAAACTTCGAGGCATGAGTTGCGCCGCTTGCGCCAGCAACATCGAAAAGGCAATTCGCTCTGTTCCTGGGGTAATTGACTGTAACGTTAACTTTGGAGCAGAACAAGCTACCATCAAGTACGATCGCTCTCTAGCAAGTTTAGAGAAAATCCAAAGTGCGATCGCAGCTGCGGGATACTCTTCTGACTCACTCCAAGAAGAATTGCTCACCGAAGAAGATGATGCAGAGATTGCGAGTAGGCAAGCATTACAACGCCAACTCTCCCTCAAGGTAGCGGTGGGAGGTGTAATCAGCATTTTCCTATTTTTGGGGTCGTTGCCCATGATGACTGGGCTAAATTTACCCTTGATTCCCAACTTCCTGCAAAATCCTTGGGTGCAGTTAGTGCTGACAACACCTGTCGTGTTCTGGTGTGGAGGATCTTTTTACCGGAATGGCTGGAAATCGCTCAAACGCCATACGGCGACGATGGACACGCTGATTGCTTTGGGTACAAGTGCAGCATATCTATATTCTTTGTTTGTCACTGTTTTCCCAAAATTTTTTATTGCTCAAGGCTTGATACCTCATATTTATTATGAAGTTGCCGCCATTGTGATTACCTTAATTTTACTGGGGCGGTTGTTAGAAAATCGCGCTAGGGGACAAACTTCTGAAGCTATCCGCAAACTCATCGGACTGCAAGCCAAAGATGCCAGAGTTATCCGTGATGGTGTGGAAATTGATGTTCCCATCGCTGAAGTCAAAATCAACGACGTGATTTTGGTGCGTCCCGGTGAAAAGATTCCCCTAGATGGCGAAGTGATTGCAGGTGCTTCGACAGTAGATGAAGCGATGGTGACTGGTGAAAGTTTGCCAGTTAAAAAGCAGCCAGGTGATGAGGTAATTGGGGCGACGATTAACGGTGCGGGTGCATTTCAGTTTCGGGTGACACGAATCGGAAATGATACATTTTTGGCTCAAATTGTCAAATTAGTGCAACAAGCGCAAGGTTCTAAAGCACCCATTCAGCGCTTGGCAGATCAAGTGACAGGATGGTTTGTACCAGCTGTGATTGCTGTTGCGATCGCCACTTTCGTCATTTGGTTTAATTTCACGGGCAACCTCACCCTAGCAACAATGACAACGGTGGGTGTACTGATTATCGCTTGTCCTTGTGCTTTGGGTTTAGCTACTCCCACTTCTGTAATGGTGGGGACGGGCAAAGGTGCGGAAAATGGCATCTTGATTAAGGGTGCAGACAGTTTAGAACTAGCACACAAAATTCAAACTATCGTTCTAGATAAAACTGGCACTTTGACTCAGGGTAAACCTACGGTTACAGATTTTGTAACTGTTAACGGCACAGCTAATGGTAATGAAATCCAGCTTTTACAGTTAGCAGCAACGGTAGAACGCAATTCTGAGCATCCTTTAGCTGAAGCTGTGGTGAAATATGCACAGTCCCAAGAAGTGAGTTTAATAGATGCAAAGGATTTCGTAGCTAATGCAGGTAGTGGCGTGCAAGCAGTTGTTGCAAATCAGCTTGTGCAAATTGGTACACAACGCTGGTTAACAGAACTTGGAATTAACACCATCACTCTCCAGCAGTATAAAGATGCCTGGGAAGCGGCTGGTAAAACGGTTATTTTGATTGCTGTAGATGGCGAACTACAAGGAATAATGGGTATTGCTGATGCCCTAAAACCTTCGTCAGCAGCAGTGGTGAAAGCCTTACAGAAGTTAGGTTTAGAAGTAGTAATGCTCACTGGAGATAATCGTAAAACTGCTGATGCAATCGCTCTGCAAGTTGGCATTGAGCGAATCTTTGCCGAAGTGCGTCCAGATCAGAAGGCGGCGATTATCCAATCATTGCAAGGGGAGCAGAGGAGCAGAGGAGCAGAGGAGCAGAGGAGCAGAGGAGTAAGGGGAGAGAATTCTTATAAATTCTCACTCAAAACTCAGCACTCAATTGTCGCAATGGTTGGTGATGGGATAAATGATGCGCCAGCGCTAGCACAGGCTGATGTGGGAATTGCTATTGGTACGGGAACAGATGTAGCGATCGCAGCTAGCGATATCACCCTAATTTCTGGAGATTTGCAAGGAATTGTCACAGCAATTCAACTTAGTCGCGCCACCATCAACAATATCAAGCAAAATCTCTTCTTTGCCTTTATTTATAACGTTATTGGTATTCCCATTGCGGCAGGAATTTTGTTCCCCATCTTTGGTTGGTTACTCAATCCAATTATCGCTGGGGCGGCGATGGCTCTTTCTTCGCTGTCTGTTGTTAGCAATGCCCTCAGATTGCGTAACTTTCAACCAAAAATTAGCTCATAA
- a CDS encoding heavy-metal-associated domain-containing protein, with product MTLQLTVPNMACSVCANTITKALQAVDANASVQADPTTKLVSVETQASETAIKEALAAAGYPVA from the coding sequence ATGACTCTCCAACTCACAGTTCCCAACATGGCTTGTTCGGTTTGTGCAAACACCATCACCAAAGCCCTTCAAGCAGTCGATGCCAATGCTAGCGTTCAGGCCGATCCAACAACCAAGCTTGTCAGTGTAGAAACTCAAGCATCAGAAACAGCAATTAAGGAAGCGTTGGCTGCTGCTGGCTATCCAGTTGCTTAA
- a CDS encoding RtcB family protein, protein MQPKNLKRLLRALERQGLDVTYNNRTYSVRLVNSPDAPVAEVLLPEDFPVEAKALKQLANLASVCHPSGGCVCRACATPDFHPGDAGVAIGSIVETVGQVIPGAVGSDINCGMRLHIVDLTIEEFLAKRDQFVERMKGDYFFGTRDVTMTARTMQALFQYGVPGWLDAMLNKPTGSIVKSDLQQLAQESYRIFLDGSMDGDWKLAPEELVPDAGLVRDGGLATIGGGNHFVEVQRVDKVKNRTLAHAWGVREGQLAFMIHSGSRNVGKYIGGIWRDKAKATWQKGLKYPDSQIFPLSTSSHPELVASYLQAEATAANYAFVNRLLLAELLRLRLREVYKDVEAPLVYDLPHNITLPEGQGWVTRKGACPAHTGQAVIIPGSMGAYSYLMVGKGNPAFCNSASHGAGRIRSRFDLSRRGASQSETELGLTGVDCITLREERRIEEAPAAYKPIQSVIDVQVEAEMVDVVARLSPVLTFKA, encoded by the coding sequence ATGCAGCCAAAAAATCTCAAACGTCTCCTGCGTGCTTTAGAGCGCCAAGGTTTAGATGTAACTTATAACAATCGCACTTATTCAGTTCGTTTAGTTAATTCTCCTGATGCCCCTGTAGCAGAAGTGTTGCTGCCAGAAGACTTCCCCGTAGAAGCTAAGGCATTGAAGCAGTTAGCAAATTTAGCAAGCGTCTGTCACCCGTCAGGTGGATGCGTTTGTCGTGCCTGTGCTACGCCTGACTTTCACCCAGGTGATGCGGGTGTTGCCATTGGTTCAATCGTAGAAACAGTAGGTCAAGTTATCCCTGGCGCTGTCGGTTCTGACATCAATTGTGGGATGCGCCTGCATATTGTTGATTTGACAATCGAGGAATTTCTGGCAAAGCGCGACCAGTTCGTAGAACGGATGAAGGGGGATTACTTCTTCGGTACGCGTGATGTAACTATGACTGCTCGTACAATGCAAGCTTTGTTTCAGTACGGAGTTCCCGGTTGGCTGGATGCCATGCTAAATAAGCCTACAGGGAGTATAGTCAAGTCCGATTTGCAACAACTTGCCCAAGAGAGCTATCGCATTTTCTTAGATGGTTCAATGGATGGTGACTGGAAACTAGCGCCTGAAGAATTAGTTCCCGATGCTGGACTAGTGCGCGATGGCGGACTGGCAACCATTGGCGGCGGTAATCATTTTGTCGAAGTGCAACGGGTTGATAAAGTCAAAAATCGCACACTTGCCCACGCCTGGGGAGTGCGCGAGGGACAGCTAGCTTTTATGATTCACTCTGGTTCTCGAAACGTGGGTAAATATATTGGGGGAATTTGGCGAGATAAAGCTAAGGCGACTTGGCAAAAAGGTCTGAAATATCCCGATTCTCAGATTTTTCCTCTCTCTACTTCTTCTCACCCCGAACTAGTCGCCAGTTACCTGCAAGCTGAAGCCACTGCTGCTAACTATGCCTTTGTCAATCGCCTGTTGTTAGCAGAACTGCTACGTCTGCGTTTGCGGGAAGTATACAAAGATGTCGAAGCACCTTTAGTTTATGACTTGCCCCATAACATCACCTTACCAGAAGGTCAGGGATGGGTAACACGCAAGGGCGCTTGTCCTGCCCATACAGGACAAGCAGTGATTATCCCAGGTTCAATGGGTGCTTATTCTTATCTGATGGTGGGTAAAGGAAATCCAGCATTTTGTAACTCGGCGTCACATGGGGCGGGAAGAATTCGTTCTCGGTTCGACCTCAGTCGCAGAGGTGCATCTCAAAGTGAGACAGAACTGGGATTAACTGGAGTAGACTGCATTACCCTGCGTGAAGAACGCCGAATTGAGGAAGCACCTGCTGCCTACAAACCGATTCAGTCTGTGATTGATGTGCAGGTTGAGGCAGAAATGGTAGACGTTGTAGCGCGATTGAGTCCAGTGTTGACGTTTAAGGCGTAG
- a CDS encoding heavy metal-responsive transcriptional regulator — translation MLTQDKKLLLIGQVTDLTGIPIRTIRYYESLGLINSLKRTEGGFRQFSLDVLTRLAFIKRAQNLGLSLEEIGNILQVYDQGQTPCGEIKEKLEDKVLQIDRQIDQLLTLRSEIKGLLSGWKNISAHHEETICPIIQNTSQD, via the coding sequence ATGTTAACTCAAGATAAAAAACTGCTTTTAATTGGTCAGGTAACAGATTTAACTGGAATACCCATCAGGACAATTCGTTATTACGAGAGTTTAGGTTTAATCAATTCATTAAAACGAACAGAGGGAGGCTTTCGCCAGTTTTCATTGGATGTGCTGACTCGTCTAGCATTCATTAAAAGGGCACAAAATCTTGGTCTTAGCCTAGAAGAGATTGGAAATATTCTTCAAGTTTATGACCAAGGGCAAACTCCTTGTGGTGAAATCAAAGAAAAACTTGAAGATAAAGTCTTGCAGATTGATCGCCAAATCGATCAGCTGTTAACTTTGCGCTCTGAAATCAAGGGATTACTTTCAGGCTGGAAGAATATCAGCGCTCATCATGAGGAGACAATTTGTCCGATTATTCAAAACACCTCTCAGGACTGA
- a CDS encoding aromatic ring-hydroxylating dioxygenase subunit alpha, translating into MNLNSQTSSSIRKPKIFNNPERFIEGWYWVIPSQNLRVGEVKPVTILGRELVIYRGKDKRVVTLDAYCPHMGAHLAEGKVEGNALRCFFHHWKFDAEGMCIDIPCLDIPPSLKLQTWPTAEKYGMIWVWTGEIPQQPLPFVPELEQKECDVAIHSHFLLNCHPNVVMINAIDAQHLNTVHKLPLEIIFERDELNENAIIFSNTTPIKDNFFLIKLIRLFYKNVITYSICYWYGSIGIVTIGPDFFHIHMMVAVRLHEGGKTEGQVLLMTKKRKGIVGWLCNRVVLWLTKITAKYFLMGDIKILQTIQFDLKTPIKADHSIMQFINHVEKQQSLIWGTWKEMRSRDVENKPRRERWQDTMSND; encoded by the coding sequence ATGAATCTCAACTCGCAGACTTCTAGCTCAATCCGTAAACCTAAAATTTTCAATAATCCAGAGCGTTTTATTGAGGGATGGTATTGGGTAATACCTTCTCAAAATCTGCGGGTGGGTGAAGTAAAACCTGTCACGATTTTGGGTAGAGAATTAGTAATTTACCGTGGTAAAGACAAAAGAGTAGTTACTTTAGATGCCTACTGTCCACACATGGGCGCTCACCTTGCTGAAGGGAAAGTTGAGGGTAATGCACTACGTTGTTTTTTCCACCACTGGAAGTTTGATGCAGAGGGGATGTGTATTGATATCCCATGTTTAGATATACCACCTTCCCTAAAATTACAAACTTGGCCTACTGCTGAAAAATATGGGATGATTTGGGTTTGGACTGGAGAAATACCACAACAACCTCTACCTTTTGTTCCAGAGTTGGAACAAAAAGAGTGTGATGTCGCTATCCATTCTCACTTCTTGCTGAACTGTCACCCCAATGTGGTGATGATTAATGCAATTGATGCTCAACACCTCAATACAGTTCACAAATTGCCACTAGAAATTATTTTTGAAAGAGACGAACTGAACGAAAATGCGATTATCTTCAGTAATACTACACCCATCAAAGACAATTTCTTCTTGATTAAGCTCATCCGTCTTTTCTACAAAAATGTCATAACTTACAGTATTTGCTATTGGTATGGTAGCATTGGCATTGTGACAATTGGCCCTGATTTCTTTCATATCCACATGATGGTTGCAGTTCGCCTCCATGAAGGGGGAAAAACTGAAGGCCAAGTTCTGTTGATGACTAAAAAACGTAAAGGAATTGTTGGTTGGCTATGTAATCGAGTTGTGCTATGGCTGACTAAGATTACAGCTAAGTACTTTCTCATGGGTGACATCAAGATTCTTCAAACAATTCAGTTTGATTTGAAAACTCCCATTAAAGCAGATCACTCAATTATGCAGTTTATTAACCATGTTGAAAAACAGCAATCCCTAATTTGGGGGACTTGGAAAGAAATGCGATCGCGCGATGTAGAGAACAAGCCCAGGCGTGAGAGATGGCAAGATACAATGAGTAACGACTAA
- a CDS encoding caspase family protein codes for MTNQTFTNGYALLIGVGADLPVTVKDATAIRDILIDQSRAAYPSEQVTLLTETSATRQNILAAFDQIIAQVNQNSDATVIIYYSGHGGRIQRTNEYFLVPFGYNPSQRTDTAISGVEFTQKIEAITARKLVVLLDCCHAGGVPALKEPGEAFVKSPLPPELLNVLGTGSGRVVVASSREDEYSYTGQPYSAFTDCLLEALQGKAAVNKDGYARILDILVYLFDQVPKRASEPQHPFVNKVLDLGDNFPLCYYAGGSKLLSGEAATIETSPVSTSLTSGQRRRSQQKLDALQAEFDIRSEKLKQMKKAVAIEAGTAVKFQLEQQLLDEETKLAHLNEELEKLESALQS; via the coding sequence ATGACAAACCAAACTTTTACCAACGGTTATGCATTACTCATTGGCGTAGGTGCTGATTTACCAGTCACAGTCAAAGATGCAACAGCTATACGAGATATACTGATTGACCAAAGTCGCGCCGCCTATCCATCAGAACAAGTCACACTACTAACCGAAACCTCTGCAACTCGGCAAAATATCCTCGCAGCTTTTGACCAAATCATCGCTCAGGTAAATCAAAATTCTGATGCAACTGTAATCATTTACTACTCCGGTCACGGTGGACGCATCCAGCGTACCAATGAATACTTCCTTGTACCATTCGGTTATAACCCCAGTCAACGCACAGACACAGCAATCTCAGGTGTAGAATTTACCCAAAAAATTGAAGCAATTACAGCGCGGAAACTCGTAGTTTTATTAGATTGTTGTCATGCTGGTGGTGTTCCAGCTTTGAAAGAACCAGGGGAAGCCTTTGTAAAATCGCCCTTACCGCCGGAACTGTTAAATGTGCTAGGAACAGGAAGCGGTCGAGTTGTGGTTGCTTCTTCGCGAGAAGACGAATATTCCTACACTGGTCAACCCTACAGTGCTTTCACAGATTGCTTGTTAGAAGCCTTGCAAGGTAAAGCAGCAGTGAATAAGGACGGCTATGCACGTATTCTTGATATTTTAGTTTACTTGTTTGACCAAGTACCTAAAAGAGCATCAGAGCCGCAGCACCCGTTTGTAAATAAAGTGCTGGATTTGGGCGATAATTTTCCCCTTTGTTATTACGCAGGTGGAAGTAAATTGTTATCTGGTGAAGCAGCAACTATTGAAACTAGTCCAGTTTCTACTAGCTTAACTTCTGGACAACGACGGCGATCGCAACAAAAACTAGACGCACTTCAGGCAGAATTTGATATCCGCAGTGAAAAGTTAAAGCAAATGAAGAAAGCTGTAGCTATTGAGGCTGGTACGGCAGTCAAGTTTCAATTAGAACAGCAGCTTCTTGATGAAGAGACAAAACTGGCACATCTTAACGAGGAACTAGAGAAACTTGAGTCTGCATTACAATCATGA